In Mercurialis annua linkage group LG6, ddMerAnnu1.2, whole genome shotgun sequence, the following are encoded in one genomic region:
- the LOC130015680 gene encoding putative F-box/kelch-repeat protein At4g22430, which produces MVDIDRRNFEHGDSIVEFFKLSKYEFSNAFGECVWINQKMFVLDILYLFDISVIEWIAIMGIGWSKIKKKVGCSCLSSGDNSGRICMNDVMNDDILLEILNRSTSCSKSIIQYKLVCKRWFNLINNPDFITAFIAHRTKNRLPRQELLTYSEKVHQILSPRVDEYVQIVASCNGLLLCLDAITLRCFICNPITKQWAEIPSLPSEPSYIGLICDPYYDMDDQGRVGIISPDCLQFKVVAISRTFVTSYANPRIIQMDIFSSKSGEWVQEYVAVPAADELCLINCFYISRSAVIYNQMMHWPASAEKILVYDPNTVKAHCFDGPPTTYIGGTYLGVCQNSLRVSHTWGCFLRIWELDDHKEWSMVHKVNLRVLNPGCSGAKDIYVVALSCDDQDTVYVMLGSTTLLVSCNLRRFTFKIIGKLCLVRTTKIHHRCGLEQEAAPSSSVII; this is translated from the exons ATGGTAGATATAGACAGAAGAAATTTTGAACATGGAGATTCTATTGTAGAATTTTTCAAGCTTA GTAAATATGAGTTTTCCAATGCATTCGGCGAATGTGTTTGGATCAACCAGAAAATGTTTGTACTGGATATTTTATACTTGTTTGATATCTCTGTTATTGAGTGGATTGCAAT AATGGGTATTGGTTGGAGCAAGATAAAGAAAAAAGTAGGGTGTTCCTGTCTGAGCAGTGGTGATAATAGTGGAAGAATATGCATGAACGATGTGATGAATGACGATATTTTGTTAGAAATTTTGAATCGCAGCACTAGTTGCAGCAAATCTATTATCCAATACAAGTTAGTGTGTAAACGTTGGTTCAATCTTATAAACAATCCTGATTTTATCACAGCCTTCATTGCCCACCGAACCAAAAACCGCCTCCCACGACAAGAGTTGTTGACGTACAGTGAGAAAGTGCATCAGATTTTAAGTCCCCGAGTAGACGAATATGTCCAAATTGTGGCTTCTTGCAATGGTTTATTGTTATGCCTTGATGCTATTACGTTACGATGCTTTATTTGCAATCCTATTACGAAGCAATGGGCTGAAATCCCTTCTCTTCCGAGTGAACCTTCATATATAGGTTTGATTTGTGATCCTTACTATGATATGGATGACCAAGGGCGTGTCGGCATCATCAGTCCTGATTGTCTACAATTTAAGGTGGTGGCTATTTCTAGAACTTTTGTTACATCTTATGCGAATCCCCGTATCATTCAGATGGATATATTTTCATCCAAAAGTGGAGAATGGGTTCAAGAATATGTTGCCGTACCTGCAGCGGATGAACTTTGTTTAATTAACTGTTTCTACATCTCTCGATCAGCTGTCATTTACAATCAGATGATGCATTGGCCGGCTTCCGCTGAGAAAATTCTCGTCTATGATCCCAACACTGTCAAGGCTCACTGCTTTGACGGGCCTCCAACAACATACATTGGGGGAACATATCTCGGTGTTTGTCAAAACTCGTTGCGGGTATCTCATACGTGGGGATGTTTCCTAAGAATTTGGGAGCTTGACGATCACAAGGAGTGGAGTATGGTGCACAAAGTTAACTTGAGAGTCTTGAATCCCGGATGTTCAGGTgcaaaagatatatatgttgtAGCTTTAAGCTGTGATGATCAAGACACGGTCTACGTTATGTTAGGCTCAACTACTCTTCTTGTTTCGTGCAATTTAAGACGTTTTACCTTCAAAATTATTGGAAAG TTATGCCTAGTCCGAACAACAAAAATCCACCATCGCTGTGGTCTTGAACAAGAAGCAGCTCCATCTTCGTCTGTCATCATCTAG
- the LOC126686959 gene encoding probable serine/threonine-protein kinase PBL6 isoform X2 codes for MGNCLCGPKTPSTRVEPTTDQEETAENQKLVPLAEQEDIMLPHFHGPATLQVEGSPSSATDGSSLQITDWRSPSSFVNHIVKSESSSVTSHTSSVATDNSRPEYCLIVGPFGREYSYKGYLPTIRKVVVSKHLGFDGVPLYHGPQRRRQFEVQMATLKKPGHPDLVKLIGVYFAEGHTVPLFELMPIGFYESYLHDYPQLQQELDWNTRVNIAVAAAKGLQSMHSEMI; via the exons ATGGGGAACTGTCTCTGTGGCCCCAAAACACCCTCCACACGAGTCGAACCAACTACTGATCAAG AGGAGACTGCTGAGAATCAGAAGTTGGTTCCTCTTGCTGAACAAGAAGACATCATG CTCCCACACTTTCATGGTCCAGCCACATTGCA AGTTGAAGGCAGTCCCTCATCCGCCACTGATGGCTCTTCACTGCAAATTACTGACTGGAGGAGCCCCTCATCGTTCGTTAATCATATTGTAAAATCGGAGTCCTCCTCGGTTACATCACACACCTCCTCTGTAGCAACAGATAACTCTAGACCAGAATATTGCCTAATTGTAGGTCCTTTTGGTCGAGAGTACTCCTACAAGGGATATTTGCCTACAATTAGAAAG GTGGTTGTATCTAAGCATCTTGGTTTCGATGGGGTGCCTCTTTATCACGGACCACAACGGAGGAGGCAATTTGAAGTTCAAATGGCTACACTGAAAAAACCAGGTCATCCAGATCTTGTGAAATTGATTGGAGTCTATTTCGCGGAAGGTCATACTGTACCCTTATTTGAGCTCATGCCTATAGGTTTTTATGAAAGTTATCTCCATG ATTATCCACAACTTCAACAAGAACTGGACTGGAACACGAGAGTTAACATCGCTGTAGCCGCTGCAAAGGGATTGCAAAGTATGCACAGTGAAATGATTTGA
- the LOC126686959 gene encoding probable serine/threonine-protein kinase PBL6 isoform X1, which yields MGNCLCGPKTPSTRVEPTTDQATLPCPNVSPPEETAENQKLVPLAEQEDIMLPHFHGPATLQVEGSPSSATDGSSLQITDWRSPSSFVNHIVKSESSSVTSHTSSVATDNSRPEYCLIVGPFGREYSYKGYLPTIRKVVVSKHLGFDGVPLYHGPQRRRQFEVQMATLKKPGHPDLVKLIGVYFAEGHTVPLFELMPIGFYESYLHDYPQLQQELDWNTRVNIAVAAAKGLQSMHSEMI from the exons ATGGGGAACTGTCTCTGTGGCCCCAAAACACCCTCCACACGAGTCGAACCAACTACTGATCAAG CGACCCTGCCCtgtccaaatgtttctccaccAGAGGAGACTGCTGAGAATCAGAAGTTGGTTCCTCTTGCTGAACAAGAAGACATCATG CTCCCACACTTTCATGGTCCAGCCACATTGCA AGTTGAAGGCAGTCCCTCATCCGCCACTGATGGCTCTTCACTGCAAATTACTGACTGGAGGAGCCCCTCATCGTTCGTTAATCATATTGTAAAATCGGAGTCCTCCTCGGTTACATCACACACCTCCTCTGTAGCAACAGATAACTCTAGACCAGAATATTGCCTAATTGTAGGTCCTTTTGGTCGAGAGTACTCCTACAAGGGATATTTGCCTACAATTAGAAAG GTGGTTGTATCTAAGCATCTTGGTTTCGATGGGGTGCCTCTTTATCACGGACCACAACGGAGGAGGCAATTTGAAGTTCAAATGGCTACACTGAAAAAACCAGGTCATCCAGATCTTGTGAAATTGATTGGAGTCTATTTCGCGGAAGGTCATACTGTACCCTTATTTGAGCTCATGCCTATAGGTTTTTATGAAAGTTATCTCCATG ATTATCCACAACTTCAACAAGAACTGGACTGGAACACGAGAGTTAACATCGCTGTAGCCGCTGCAAAGGGATTGCAAAGTATGCACAGTGAAATGATTTGA